The sequence ACCTTGATGCTGTCAAAGGGGAAACGCTGGAGATAGGCCAGCGCCGAATAGCCGGAGCCGAAATCCTCCAGTGTCAGCCCGGCGTCGAGCTCGCGCATCCGCGTGAGGATCTGCGAGGTGTATTCCGGGTTCTCCATCGCCAGCGATTCCGACAGTTCCAGCTTCAGCGTGCCGGGCGCGACGACATTGCGGGCCAGCACCGCCTTCAGATCCTGCAGCAAATCGTGCCGCAGCATCTGGCGGGAGGAGATGTTGACGCAGATGAAGATCGGCTCGCCGCGCAGCGTGCGCTGCCACACGCCAAGCTGTCGGGCGGCGGTGTCGAGCACGAACAAGCCGAGATCGACGATGAGCCCTGAATCCTCGGCGAGACCGAGGAAATCGTCGGGCGTCAGCGTGCCCAGCGTCGGGTGCTGCCAGCGCATCATCGATTCGAAGCCGGCGATGCGCCGCGTCGTGAGATCGACGATGGGCTGGTAGAGCACGCTGATCTCGCCGCGCTGCAGGGCCTGGCGCAGGTCCTGCTCCATGCTCAGTCGGTCGAGCTTCTGCGTCCGCATGTTGGGCCGGAACACCTCGATGCGGTCGCCGCCGACGCGCTTGGCGAAATACATCGCCAGTTCGGCGTCCTTGAGCGTTTCCACCGGGGTCCGCTTCTGGCCGTCGGCCAGCAACAGGCCGATGGAGGCGGTGATGAAGATTTCGCGGTCGCCGAAGGTGATGGGCGCGCGCAGCGTGCGGCGCAGCGTGTCGGCGAAGGCGGTGATGCGCTCGGGATCGCGTTCTGACAGCAGGATCAGCGCGAAATGATCGCTGCCGAGACGGGCCAGCGTGTCCTGCTGTTTGACGAGCCGCATCAGGCGCCGGGCGACGGTGAGCAGAATGGAATCGCCCGCCGGCATGCCGAGCGTGGCGTTCACCTGCTTGAAGCGGTCAAGGTCGATCAGCAGGACCGTCGGCCGGATCTGGTCGTCGCTGCGGGCGAGGCCGTTGGCGGCGGCGATGCGGTCGAGGAACAGTTCGCGATTGGGCAGGCCGGTCAGGTTGTCATGCACCGCATCATGCAGCATCCGCTCCTCGGCGGTGCGGCTGTCGGTGACATCGGAGAGCGTGCCGATGCAGCGCACCACCTCGCCATCGGTGCCGACCACCGGGCGGGCGCGCAGGTTGAACCAGAGATAGTGGCCGTCATGCGCACGCAGGCGGAAATCCTGGTCGATGCGCCCGCGCCGCTGGTCGAGCAGCCCGTCCAGCGTGGCGCGGAAACGGTCGCGATCGCCCGGGTGGATGATGTCGAGCCAGCCGGCGGCCTCGGTCTCCAGCGTGCCCTGCTTGAGGCCCAGCATGTGCTCGGCCTCCGGGCTGACATGGATCCGGTCGGTGTCGACATCCCAGTCCCAGACGATGTCGCCCGAGCCCGCCACGGCGAGCGCCCGGCGCTCCAGCTCCTGGGCGCTGCCGGCCACCGAGCCGATGCCGGCAAAGGCGTGCTGCATGACAGTGAAGCCGATCAGCATCACGATCAGCACCAGACCGCCGAGCAGCGCGGGGGCGACGAGATCGTTGCCGATGCGCCCGGACACCGCCATGCCGGCGGTGATGACCCACACGACGAGCAGAAGCAGGGTGGGGATGATGAGCACGGCGCGGTCGTAGCGGTGCAGCGCCAGCCACACCACCACGCCGAAGCCCATGAAGGAGACGACGAGCAGCGAGGGCCGGGCAATGCCCGCCGCGGCGGAGGGGTCGAGCAAGGCGAGGCCGACAATGGCGGCGAGAAACACCAGCCAGCCGGCGGTGACATGGGCGTAGCGCACATGCCAGCGATTGAGGTTGAGATAAGCGAACAGGAACACCACCAGCGTCGCGGCGAGGATCGCCTCGCCGGCCGCGCGCCAGAATTGCTGCGCCAGCGGCGAGATGCCGAACACTTTCGACCAGAAGCCGAAATCGAGGCCGATATAGCCCAGCACCGCCCAGGCCAGCGCCGCCGCCGCCGGGAACATGGCGCTGCCCTTCACCACGAACAGGATGGTGAGAAACAGGGCGAGCAGGCCGGCAATGCCGATGACGATGCCATTATAGAGGGTGAAGCTGTTGACCTTGTCCTTGTAAGCCTCCGGCTCCCAGAGATAGAGCTGCGGCAGCCCGCCATCGCCGAGTTCCGCCACCAGCGTCACCGTGGTGCCGGGGTCGAGGGTGAGGAAGAACACGTCGGCGTCCGGCGCGTTCTGCAGTTCGGGCCGGAAGCCCTGGCTGGTGGTGACGTTGAGGATGCGGCGATTGCCGAGATCCGGCCAAAGCACGCCCGAACCGACCATGCGGTAATGCGGGGCGACGATCAGCCGGTCGACCTGCTCGTCGGTGTTGTTGGCGAGGGCGAAGACCGCCCATTTGCTGCCATGCGGCCCCGGCACCACCGAGCGCACCTCGATGCGGCGGACGATGCCGTCGGCGCCGGGTACGGTGGAGACCTGCAGCCGGTCATTGTCGCTGGTGCGCCGCTCGATGGCGGGGGCGAGGTCGATCACCGGGGCATCGAGCCGGATCGCTACCGCCTCCAGCGCGCGGGCGGGCGGCGCCCCCAGCGTGAGCATCGCCACCAGCACTGCCGCCACCACCGCGAACGCCCGGACGAGATCCGGCCGGCGGGAGAGAAAACGCGGCATGGCCCGCGAGGGCACTGGACGAGCGATGAGCAAACGAAATCCCCAGAAGCTGTCTTCGACGCCGCGCCGCCGGCTCCAACGGCGAAGCGTCCCGATGAGTAACGGTGCCCGGCGGCATGAGCAAGGCGGGAACGTGCCGCCCGGCTTTGCCGGTCGGACGGGTGGTTACGCTAATAGGCCGGCGGTGGCGTCCAGGGCTTGATCCGCGCCTGCGCCTGCGCGCGCTGTTCGGGGGTGAGGCTCGCCACCAGCTTGTCGAGCATGGGGTCATCGAGTTTCTGCGCCTTGGCGACGAGGTGCCAGCCGGCGGCGGCGATCACATCCTTGGGAACACCGCGCCCGGCGGAGAGGATGCGCGCATAGCGGTTCTGGGCGATGGCGTTGCCCTGCAGTGCCGCCTTGCGGAAGAGTGCGGCGGCGCGCTCCTCGTCCTTCGGCACCCCGACGCCGTTGAAAACGGCGATGGCGAGCTCGGTGGTGGCGACATCATTGCCGATCTCGCTGGCGCGCTGCAGCAGGCGGGCGGATTCGATGGGGTCGCGCGCCACGCCATTGCCATCGCGGTAAAGCGTCGCCAGTGCATAGAGCGCGTCGGGCTGGTCGCGCTCGGCGCCGCGCTTGAACCATTCGGCGGCGATGGCCGGTTCCTTCGGCGCCACCTCGCCCTGGAGATAGACGAGCCCGAGATTATAGGCGGCGCGGGCGCTGCCATTCTCGGCGGCCTGGCGGAAGAACTCCACCGCCTGGTCCTTGGTGGTGACGGTGGGCGAGGCCATGAGCACGGCGCCGAGGGTGAAGAGGGCATCGGCATTGCCCTTGGCGGCGGCGGCTTCGTACCATTTGCGCGCGGCCGTGGGGTCCTGGCGCACGCCATAGCCCTGCGACAGCAACTCACCGGCCAGCACCATCGCCGCCGCGTCGCCCTGCGCATTGGCCCGGCTGACGGCGAGATCCAGCGCCGTGCGGTAGCGTCCGCGCTGATAGGCGGTGTAGGCGGGATCGCGGTCGGTGCCGAGCGGTGCTGCCGTGCTGGAGCTGCCGAGAGGCGAGCCAAGCGGGGTGGCGAGCGAATTGGATGCGGCGGGCTTCGGCGCTGCCGGCTTGGGTGCTGCGGGGGACTGCGCCAGCGCCGCGCCGGTGCCGCCCAGATGAGTGAGCAGCAGGCCAGCCATGACCGCCACGCCGCGCATCCCCGCGCTGCCGCACGCCCGCCGCATCAGGACGCCTCTGCGGGGAGGACGAGGCGCGCCGCCAGCGCCCGGGCCCCTGCGACGGGCGCCTCGAAGATCAGCGTGTCGACGGCGACGAAATCCGCCCCGCCGGCGACGAGCGCCTCGACTTCTTCCAGCGTGCGCGCATAGCCGACGCAGGGCGGCTCGAACAGCTGTGCCCACCATTCGGTGCGCTCCAGCGTCGCCTCGAAGGGCGGGCGGCGGCCTTCCGCGTCGGGCTCGCCGAACATCACATAATCCGCGCCACTCTCCGCCGCCGTCATGGCGTCGTGCTTGCTGCGCAGCCCGCCGGCGCCGACAATCCCGTCCGGCCGAAGCGCGGCGACAGCGGCCTTCAGCGCGGGGACCGCGTCGACATGCGCGCCATCGGCCCCCAGCGTGGCGACGAGGGCGGCCTCGCCATCGACAAGGCCGGCGGCGCCGATTGCCTGGCAGGCGTCCAGCAGCGGCTTCAGCGCGGCGACGCCAGAGGCGGGACGCAGCAGCACGGCGGCGATGTCGGCCTCTGCGGCCGCCTGGCGCAGCGCCTCAGCCTGCGCCGCGATGCCGGCGGCGTCGGCGGCCGGGGCAAGCACATAGAGGCGGGGCGCCGGGCGCGGCGGTTCGGAGGCGGGGCGGGTGGAGGAGCGAGCCATTGAAACAGTCTTGTGACGAGCCATTGGGGGAAGCCATCGGCGAGGATGGCGGCGAAAGCACGGCACGCGGCGCTTTCTGTAGCGCGGCGGGCCCTTTGCGGTCCAGTACGCCGCCCTGGTCGCGGCAAGGCGGCGCTTTCGCCTTAATGCGGTAACATTTTAACGGCGATCTCTTCGTCGTCGCTTTCGTGTTCGGGCGGCGTCTTATCGTTACGAATCAGCGGTGCTAATGCTCTACCGCAGCAAGCCGACCGGCCCGTCGCCGGATCGCCGCCGCCCGTTTGGGGGAAACATGCGCCTTCATTCCCAGTCTCTCGCCTTGATCGCCGCGGCGTTCGCGGCGAGCCTTTCGCCCGCCCTGGCGCAGCAGCCGGCGCCCCCGGCCGCCCAGGCCGGCGCCGCCGCGCCGTCGGCGCTGCCGGCCGCGCTGGCCTGGCCGCGCAGCTTCGACCTCGGCGACAAGCTGATGCAGGTCTATCAGCCGCTCATCGAGCAATGGAACGGCGACCAGATCTCCGGCCGTGCCGCCGTCGCCATCGGGCCCAAGCCCGACGCGAACGCCGCCAGCGCTGCGGGCTCTTCCGCCACGCCCGCCGCCGGCCCGACCTATGGCCTCGCCCGGTTCACCGCGCGGGTGGCGATCGACAAGCCGTCCAAGCTCGCGCAGATGAGCAATATCCGCATCACCTCGGTCGATGTGCCGACCGACGCCTCGCAGAACGCAGTACTGCTGAACGCGCTGCAGTCGCGCATCTCGCCGCACGGCCTGACCTTCGCCCTCGATCAGCTGATGACCAGCTATGCCGCGACCAAGCAGCTGGACAAGGAGATGACGCAGCCGGTGCAGAACACCCCGCCGCGCATCATCTTCGCCGACAAGCCGACCCTGCTCGTGCTCGTCGCGGGGCAGCCAGTGCCGCGCCCCGTCAACGGCGTGCCGGGCTTCCAGCGCATCGTCAACACCCAGCCGCTGATGCTGGTCGACAGCGCCGGGCTCTATCACCTGCAGGCCTCGGGCACCTGGTATCAGGCGCCATCGGTCGAAGGCCCGTGGACGGTGACCGCGCAGCCGGACCCCGCGCTGGAGGCCGCCGGCAGCACCGCCACCTATGAGGAGCCGGCGCAGACCATGCTGCCGGCGAATGGCCAGAAGCCGGCG comes from Ancylobacter polymorphus and encodes:
- a CDS encoding EAL domain-containing protein, giving the protein MPRFLSRRPDLVRAFAVVAAVLVAMLTLGAPPARALEAVAIRLDAPVIDLAPAIERRTSDNDRLQVSTVPGADGIVRRIEVRSVVPGPHGSKWAVFALANNTDEQVDRLIVAPHYRMVGSGVLWPDLGNRRILNVTTSQGFRPELQNAPDADVFFLTLDPGTTVTLVAELGDGGLPQLYLWEPEAYKDKVNSFTLYNGIVIGIAGLLALFLTILFVVKGSAMFPAAAALAWAVLGYIGLDFGFWSKVFGISPLAQQFWRAAGEAILAATLVVFLFAYLNLNRWHVRYAHVTAGWLVFLAAIVGLALLDPSAAAGIARPSLLVVSFMGFGVVVWLALHRYDRAVLIIPTLLLLVVWVITAGMAVSGRIGNDLVAPALLGGLVLIVMLIGFTVMQHAFAGIGSVAGSAQELERRALAVAGSGDIVWDWDVDTDRIHVSPEAEHMLGLKQGTLETEAAGWLDIIHPGDRDRFRATLDGLLDQRRGRIDQDFRLRAHDGHYLWFNLRARPVVGTDGEVVRCIGTLSDVTDSRTAEERMLHDAVHDNLTGLPNRELFLDRIAAANGLARSDDQIRPTVLLIDLDRFKQVNATLGMPAGDSILLTVARRLMRLVKQQDTLARLGSDHFALILLSERDPERITAFADTLRRTLRAPITFGDREIFITASIGLLLADGQKRTPVETLKDAELAMYFAKRVGGDRIEVFRPNMRTQKLDRLSMEQDLRQALQRGEISVLYQPIVDLTTRRIAGFESMMRWQHPTLGTLTPDDFLGLAEDSGLIVDLGLFVLDTAARQLGVWQRTLRGEPIFICVNISSRQMLRHDLLQDLKAVLARNVVAPGTLKLELSESLAMENPEYTSQILTRMRELDAGLTLEDFGSGYSALAYLQRFPFDSIKVDRTFTKALGRSGNKAQRPIILRTIVNMAHDLGMDIIAQGVETEQVAAALGKLGCRYGQGRFFGEAMTADEARKRLQPEQPPTSLLERGRQLSRGARAAATPPTVPSAATRPASAAEAAQRAARPTAAEATPASAPAGAAPAPVAARPAAATTAAAPTQTPNS
- a CDS encoding tetratricopeptide repeat protein, whose product is MRGVAVMAGLLLTHLGGTGAALAQSPAAPKPAAPKPAASNSLATPLGSPLGSSSTAAPLGTDRDPAYTAYQRGRYRTALDLAVSRANAQGDAAAMVLAGELLSQGYGVRQDPTAARKWYEAAAAKGNADALFTLGAVLMASPTVTTKDQAVEFFRQAAENGSARAAYNLGLVYLQGEVAPKEPAIAAEWFKRGAERDQPDALYALATLYRDGNGVARDPIESARLLQRASEIGNDVATTELAIAVFNGVGVPKDEERAAALFRKAALQGNAIAQNRYARILSAGRGVPKDVIAAAGWHLVAKAQKLDDPMLDKLVASLTPEQRAQAQARIKPWTPPPAY
- a CDS encoding thiamine phosphate synthase, whose amino-acid sequence is MARSSTRPASEPPRPAPRLYVLAPAADAAGIAAQAEALRQAAAEADIAAVLLRPASGVAALKPLLDACQAIGAAGLVDGEAALVATLGADGAHVDAVPALKAAVAALRPDGIVGAGGLRSKHDAMTAAESGADYVMFGEPDAEGRRPPFEATLERTEWWAQLFEPPCVGYARTLEEVEALVAGGADFVAVDTLIFEAPVAGARALAARLVLPAEAS